A stretch of the Adhaeribacter swui genome encodes the following:
- a CDS encoding TolC family protein yields the protein MLVSRAHAQNNLDYYLEAARQNSPLLNDTKNQTQAATLEIERLKAFYTKAQITATGNIMLAPVLNTDESQTKLELFPKPTTDYYGYDLGATNGGLYQGLITYTKPLFTAERFQVYAQQVEAGRQVNQNTIRLTEHDLEKLVTDQFILCLQDKKQMLFADSLLLLLADQCSIIKRLVDKSILKQSDLSLLNIEYEANRNVQVTYQANYYRDLQDLRILAGVPDTGRVLLQDIHLQVKESISASNYLIRYRLDSLNLMATQKVFELKYKPQLNFFTNAGLNATYLPSIPQRFGFSTGLTFNWYIFDGQQRNITRQKTAVLLQTVSFYRQNFLVQNKLRQTRYRNELESYTTRQQITQKQMQEYRSLLTTYRREIMVGQLSIINYIMALKNMALAQRDSLLLYTNEQLLINAYNYWNW from the coding sequence TTGCTGGTTTCACGTGCGCATGCCCAAAATAATTTAGATTACTATCTGGAGGCCGCCAGACAAAACAGCCCACTCCTAAATGATACTAAAAACCAGACCCAGGCCGCTACCTTAGAAATAGAACGTTTAAAAGCCTTTTATACCAAAGCCCAGATAACGGCCACAGGGAATATCATGCTGGCGCCTGTTTTAAATACCGATGAAAGTCAAACCAAACTGGAGCTTTTTCCGAAACCCACCACTGATTATTATGGTTACGACTTGGGTGCCACTAACGGTGGTTTATATCAGGGGCTGATTACCTATACCAAGCCCCTGTTTACGGCAGAGCGCTTTCAAGTGTATGCACAACAGGTAGAAGCAGGGCGGCAGGTAAATCAAAATACGATTCGGTTAACCGAACATGATTTAGAAAAGCTGGTAACCGACCAGTTTATTCTATGCCTCCAGGATAAAAAGCAAATGCTGTTCGCCGACTCATTGCTGCTTCTCTTAGCCGACCAGTGCAGTATTATAAAGCGGCTGGTAGACAAAAGTATATTAAAACAATCCGACCTGAGCTTACTTAATATTGAATACGAAGCCAACCGTAACGTACAAGTTACCTACCAGGCCAATTACTACCGCGACTTGCAAGATTTACGGATTTTAGCCGGGGTACCTGATACGGGGCGGGTGTTGCTGCAGGACATCCATTTGCAGGTAAAAGAATCAATCTCCGCTTCGAACTACCTCATCCGGTACCGCCTGGACAGCTTAAATTTAATGGCAACGCAAAAAGTTTTTGAGCTGAAATACAAACCCCAGCTTAATTTTTTTACCAATGCCGGCTTAAATGCTACTTATCTGCCCTCTATTCCCCAACGGTTTGGGTTTAGTACCGGCCTCACCTTCAACTGGTATATTTTTGACGGGCAACAGCGGAATATTACTCGGCAGAAAACGGCAGTGCTGTTGCAAACGGTTTCTTTTTACCGGCAGAATTTTCTGGTACAGAACAAGTTGCGCCAGACCCGTTACCGGAACGAACTGGAATCTTATACTACCCGGCAACAGATTACCCAGAAGCAAATGCAGGAGTACCGGTCTCTGCTCACTACCTACCGGCGCGAAATAATGGTGGGTCAGCTTTCTATTATTAATTACATTATGGCGCTTAAAAATATGGCCCTGGCCCAACGCGATTCCTTGTTGTTGTACACGAACGAGCAATTACTGATCAACGCTTATAATTACTGGAATTGGTAA
- a CDS encoding efflux RND transporter periplasmic adaptor subunit, which produces MKKLISILFFCWLLTACGTKTETAEEPAIKPKTSVSVVQIQQGKVDNSLILTATTVYLKRNVVTAPIAAFITKVNVHLGDKINQGTVLYEMESKERRALGSSAAKLDKDLANFGRVQVRASASGIITTFDKQQPGEYVLEGTQLCTIAESSNMAFQLNVPYEYIQFAQSGKTCRIILPDNSVHTASITTPLAAMNPTAQTQTLLAKTKETLFLPENLQVKVLLDNDQAASRQVLPKAAVLSDEMMEEFWVMKLINDSTAVKVPVQIGNKSTTETEISSPQFKATDRIILRGNYGLPDTALVKITK; this is translated from the coding sequence ATGAAGAAATTAATCTCTATCCTGTTTTTCTGCTGGCTTTTAACGGCGTGTGGAACCAAAACCGAAACAGCCGAAGAACCGGCTATTAAGCCTAAAACCAGCGTTTCTGTCGTGCAGATACAGCAGGGAAAAGTAGATAACTCCTTGATATTAACGGCTACTACGGTTTACTTGAAACGCAACGTCGTTACCGCCCCCATTGCGGCTTTCATCACGAAGGTAAATGTTCATTTGGGGGATAAAATAAACCAAGGTACGGTGCTGTACGAAATGGAGAGCAAAGAGCGCCGGGCTTTAGGTAGCTCCGCGGCTAAGCTAGATAAAGACCTGGCTAATTTTGGCCGGGTGCAGGTCCGGGCCTCGGCTTCCGGCATCATCACCACCTTTGATAAACAACAGCCTGGCGAATACGTGCTGGAAGGAACCCAACTTTGCACCATTGCCGAGAGCAGCAATATGGCCTTTCAGTTAAATGTACCCTACGAGTATATTCAATTTGCGCAATCAGGTAAAACTTGCCGGATAATACTACCCGATAATTCCGTTCATACAGCCTCCATCACTACCCCGTTGGCAGCGATGAACCCTACCGCTCAAACCCAAACCTTGTTGGCCAAAACAAAAGAAACTCTTTTTCTGCCCGAAAACCTACAAGTAAAAGTACTGCTGGACAATGATCAGGCTGCTAGCCGTCAGGTGTTGCCCAAGGCGGCGGTTCTCAGCGACGAAATGATGGAGGAATTCTGGGTCATGAAACTCATTAATGACAGCACCGCCGTGAAGGTACCCGTGCAGATAGGTAATAAAAGCACAACGGAAACCGAAATAAGTAGTCCGCAGTTCAAGGCCACCGACCGGATTATCTTGCGGGGAAATTATGGCTTACCCGATACGGCTTTAGTTAAAATAACGAAATAA
- a CDS encoding efflux RND transporter permease subunit codes for MQTGSKNYFQIFTKPILFIGLLLLAAGIFFYTRMQTNLFPEVLFPRITLLADAGQLPVDRMMITVTKPLESAVKKVRGVTIVKSSTSRGSATIEVYFEWGLDTYAQKTQIESRINEIKNYLPTGVNLSVEAMNQSLFPVYGFSLEGPDKSQVALRDAANLIVRPVFSQVSGISNVIVRGGKAKEYVIIPDATQMSVLGITPNTLINAFNNNNFVLSNGNVSAYNRLYLTLTDTRVNDVEELQELIIKNDGTRIVRLKDFAKVELQEQQEFVKINANGQNAVLIDLVKQPGINLLSFAQDASEKAAEIQKLLPKGYVLQPYYNQSAFVGDSIHSVIKTIYEGLFLAIIVMILFLRSWRASLVVLLTIPVTLAFTILVLYLVGITINIMSLGAIAASIGLIIDDAIVIIEQIYRSHEDYPEKNRFTVVKEAIQGLFPAMVGSSLATIVIHFPFRLMSGLAGSFFRELSDTMQITMVTSFLVTWLLLPVLHLLIGYKKSLKSNRHNAQQSVSNLRWLTWTFTKPVVSILLVLVLVVSAWFVSSRLETGFLPNLDEGTIVLDYYSPAGTSIEETDRLCREMEKIILAQPEVETYSRRTGIRMAFRTVPPNYGDYSIQLKTERDKTTDEVISELRTKISASVPALDIGFGQRIADLLGDLMSSSQPIEIKIFGADYATLQQLAGQAEGILQKVPGIADLENGLVTAGPSLVFTPNQEKLNLYKINLTDFQTQLTAYTGGVPLGMNANQPTPSPAQAAMTGGIQIGQLQEGEQMRRILLRFTNYHENDVEVLKKQLIFLPDGSTRPISFFTGITVIPGEIEQRREDLKSVIILTARLDNRDLGSAITDIQRQFAQNLSLPQGYTIGYGGAYAEQQQSFRELLLILSLAILLVFGVLLFLFKEWLIAALIIFISVMGITGCILALFLIGIPLNVSSYTGIIMIVGIIAENAIFTVNQFRQNIKETNNVDQAINYAIALRLRPKLMTAIGAILALMPLALGIGLGAQMQQPLAVAVIGGFVVGLPMLLLVFPSLMRVIYKRTERIPSLSE; via the coding sequence ATGCAAACCGGTTCTAAAAATTACTTCCAGATTTTTACCAAACCCATTCTGTTTATTGGGCTACTCTTGCTGGCGGCGGGGATATTTTTCTATACCCGCATGCAAACCAATCTCTTTCCGGAGGTGCTTTTTCCGCGTATTACCCTCCTTGCCGATGCCGGACAACTACCCGTGGACCGCATGATGATTACGGTGACTAAGCCTTTAGAAAGTGCGGTAAAAAAGGTGCGGGGCGTTACTATTGTAAAAAGCAGCACTAGCCGGGGCAGCGCCACTATTGAGGTGTATTTTGAATGGGGACTGGACACGTATGCGCAGAAAACACAGATAGAAAGCCGCATAAATGAAATTAAAAACTACCTGCCGACCGGGGTAAACCTGTCCGTAGAAGCCATGAACCAGTCACTGTTTCCCGTGTACGGGTTCAGCCTGGAAGGGCCGGACAAAAGCCAGGTAGCCTTGCGCGATGCCGCCAACTTAATTGTGCGGCCTGTCTTTTCGCAAGTTAGCGGCATCTCGAACGTTATTGTACGAGGAGGAAAGGCCAAGGAATACGTTATTATCCCGGATGCTACCCAAATGTCCGTGCTCGGCATCACCCCCAATACCCTTATTAATGCCTTTAATAACAACAACTTTGTCTTGTCGAATGGCAACGTGTCGGCCTATAACCGCTTGTATTTAACCCTGACCGATACCCGCGTAAACGACGTGGAGGAGCTACAGGAATTAATCATTAAAAACGATGGCACCCGGATTGTCAGGCTAAAGGATTTTGCGAAGGTAGAGTTACAGGAGCAGCAGGAGTTCGTGAAAATAAATGCCAACGGCCAGAACGCGGTACTGATAGATTTGGTAAAACAGCCGGGCATCAACTTGCTGAGTTTTGCTCAGGATGCCAGTGAAAAAGCCGCCGAAATCCAGAAACTGTTGCCTAAGGGGTATGTCCTACAACCCTATTACAACCAGAGTGCCTTTGTCGGCGACAGCATCCACAGTGTTATAAAAACCATTTACGAAGGCTTGTTCCTAGCTATTATCGTAATGATTTTATTTTTACGGTCGTGGCGGGCCAGTTTGGTGGTGTTACTTACCATTCCGGTAACCTTGGCTTTTACCATTCTGGTGCTTTACTTAGTAGGCATTACCATCAACATTATGTCGTTGGGCGCCATTGCGGCCTCCATCGGATTGATTATTGATGATGCCATTGTGATAATCGAGCAGATTTACCGCAGCCACGAGGATTATCCGGAGAAAAACCGGTTTACAGTAGTGAAGGAAGCCATTCAGGGATTATTCCCGGCTATGGTGGGTTCTTCGCTGGCTACCATTGTTATTCATTTCCCTTTCCGGCTCATGAGTGGCTTGGCCGGTAGCTTTTTCCGGGAATTATCTGATACCATGCAGATTACCATGGTAACGTCTTTCCTGGTTACCTGGCTGCTCCTGCCGGTTTTACACTTACTTATCGGGTATAAAAAATCTTTAAAATCGAACCGGCATAACGCCCAACAATCAGTATCTAATTTACGCTGGCTTACCTGGACATTTACCAAACCGGTAGTCTCGATACTGCTCGTGCTGGTTTTAGTCGTTTCAGCGTGGTTTGTTTCCAGCCGGTTAGAAACCGGATTTCTACCCAACCTGGACGAAGGTACCATTGTGCTGGATTATTACTCCCCGGCGGGTACGAGTATTGAAGAAACGGACCGCCTGTGCCGGGAAATGGAAAAAATCATCCTGGCGCAACCGGAAGTAGAAACCTATTCGCGCCGCACCGGTATCCGGATGGCTTTTAGGACGGTGCCGCCCAACTATGGCGACTATTCCATTCAGCTCAAAACAGAACGGGATAAAACGACGGACGAAGTTATCAGCGAACTACGGACGAAAATAAGTGCATCGGTGCCAGCGTTGGATATTGGCTTCGGACAGCGGATTGCGGATTTATTAGGCGATTTAATGAGTTCGTCCCAACCCATCGAAATTAAAATATTCGGCGCTGATTATGCCACCTTGCAGCAGTTGGCCGGGCAGGCGGAAGGCATTCTCCAAAAGGTACCAGGCATTGCCGATCTGGAAAATGGATTGGTAACGGCCGGGCCTTCGCTGGTATTTACGCCTAATCAGGAAAAATTAAACCTGTATAAAATTAATCTGACGGATTTCCAGACCCAGTTAACCGCTTATACGGGCGGCGTGCCGTTGGGTATGAACGCCAACCAACCCACGCCTTCTCCGGCGCAAGCCGCTATGACGGGGGGCATTCAAATTGGTCAGTTACAGGAAGGCGAGCAAATGCGCCGGATTCTATTGCGGTTTACGAACTATCATGAAAACGATGTAGAAGTACTCAAAAAGCAGTTAATTTTCTTACCCGATGGTAGCACGCGGCCAATTTCTTTTTTTACCGGCATCACGGTTATTCCCGGCGAAATAGAGCAGCGCCGGGAAGATTTAAAATCGGTCATCATCTTAACCGCTCGTTTGGATAATCGCGATTTAGGCAGTGCCATTACGGATATACAGCGGCAGTTTGCCCAAAATTTATCGTTACCGCAAGGCTATACCATCGGGTACGGCGGAGCCTACGCCGAGCAACAACAGTCTTTCCGGGAGCTACTTTTGATTTTGAGTTTAGCCATTTTACTCGTGTTTGGCGTGCTACTTTTCCTGTTTAAAGAATGGCTGATAGCCGCCCTTATTATTTTTATTTCCGTGATGGGCATTACGGGCTGTATTCTGGCCTTATTCCTAATAGGCATTCCGCTGAACGTAAGCAGTTACACGGGCATTATTATGATTGTGGGTATTATCGCCGAAAACGCCATCTTTACCGTCAATCAGTTCCGGCAGAATATTAAGGAAACCAACAATGTAGACCAAGCCATTAACTATGCTATTGCCCTGCGCCTTCGCCCTAAATTAATGACTGCCATTGGCGCTATTCTGGCCTTGATGCCGCTGGCGTTGGGAATTGGCCTGGGTGCCCAGATGCAGCAACCCTTGGCGGTAGCCGTCATTGGGGGTTTTGTAGTAGGCTTGCCCATGCTGCTACTGGTATTCCCAAGTTTGATGCGGGTGATTTATAAAAGAACAGAAAGAATACCAAGCCTGTCCGAATAA